The following coding sequences lie in one Leptospira mtsangambouensis genomic window:
- a CDS encoding 6-hydroxymethylpterin diphosphokinase MptE-like protein, translating into MRFLSTFSFDSIPVVLGLGALHAVRSFIANPNHPIIIFWEPEKEVYELNEFQSELEDLKNQAKAQGCYLFCLTGTTPNWADLKTIVKNTQTAANSSQSKWRLYISPSYERFFSDLVSICKNNFQSQFVSNEINQNTIQHFSKLWTHNYLKNRTGLFYNDTSIRWFQSFSGEKTSILFLGASPGLEIDLPTIQKYRSSFLIFASDTSIGYLLPNGIVPDYIVSFDSGRGTTYHFLTEIPSNIPIITWLGGAPFIFELKNPKILVNTGHPLDQIQEHLFQTGLGKKWPHYSNSSLNLMGIVLSITDQIKNREFFVSGVSYIAERGKSHCTGTGYERFYLPTTNRKKSLELTTKRLYSGERKGKNQIAWEQMNQKESTLKIQNLKEANGSNLPSKPKAEHFLESFQGFPPSISDLAKWANQDQSGIIHRKTLTTWLRFSLS; encoded by the coding sequence TTGCGATTTCTTTCGACATTCAGTTTTGATTCCATTCCCGTTGTCCTTGGTCTCGGTGCCTTACATGCCGTAAGATCTTTCATTGCCAATCCGAACCATCCCATCATTATCTTTTGGGAACCAGAAAAAGAAGTTTATGAATTGAATGAATTCCAATCGGAACTTGAAGATCTAAAAAACCAAGCCAAGGCCCAGGGTTGTTATTTATTTTGTCTCACAGGAACAACTCCAAATTGGGCGGACCTCAAAACCATAGTCAAAAACACCCAAACGGCAGCAAATTCATCCCAATCCAAATGGAGGTTGTACATATCGCCAAGTTATGAACGTTTTTTTTCAGACTTGGTATCGATTTGCAAAAACAATTTTCAATCGCAGTTTGTTTCTAATGAAATCAATCAAAACACCATCCAACATTTCAGTAAGTTATGGACTCATAATTATTTAAAAAATAGAACCGGTCTGTTTTATAACGATACTAGCATCCGATGGTTTCAATCCTTCTCAGGTGAAAAAACATCTATTTTATTTTTGGGTGCGAGTCCTGGATTAGAAATCGATCTTCCCACCATCCAAAAATACAGGTCATCCTTTCTCATTTTTGCCAGTGATACTTCTATCGGTTATCTTTTGCCAAACGGTATTGTTCCTGATTATATTGTTTCTTTTGATTCTGGCCGAGGAACAACCTACCATTTTTTAACAGAAATTCCATCAAATATCCCCATCATTACTTGGTTAGGTGGAGCACCCTTTATTTTTGAACTAAAAAATCCAAAAATTTTGGTCAATACGGGTCACCCACTCGATCAAATCCAGGAACATCTATTTCAAACTGGATTGGGAAAAAAATGGCCACATTATTCCAACTCTAGTTTGAATTTAATGGGGATAGTTTTGTCGATTACAGACCAGATAAAAAATAGAGAATTTTTTGTAAGTGGGGTCAGTTATATTGCAGAGCGTGGAAAATCCCATTGCACAGGAACTGGATACGAACGGTTTTATCTTCCAACCACGAATCGAAAAAAAAGTTTAGAATTAACCACCAAACGTTTGTATTCTGGTGAACGAAAAGGCAAAAATCAAATTGCCTGGGAACAAATGAATCAAAAGGAATCTACTTTAAAGATTCAAAATCTCAAAGAAGCAAATGGATCAAATCTACCATCCAAGCCAAAAGCAGAACATTTCCTCGAATCGTTTCAGGGTTTTCCCCCATCTATTTCGGATCTGGCAAAGTGGGCTAACCAAGACCAATCCGGAATCATTCATAGAAAAACTCTTACCACTTGGTTGCGGTTTTCACTAAGTTAA
- a CDS encoding DNA primase — MSQSHKEDFDIVSLIELCREKKYETCVAGFSTIDKIDKITLPKKLKNRKLTVQALYALTNDMVQWKYLSSEEKALLQAEKDKLAGVTSTAGTSFAPHAEEDIEEDFIPEEEARKPELEDGFEDEFGDDSEDEEEEEDDDDFDDDSDDDDDSDEDDED, encoded by the coding sequence ATGAGCCAATCGCACAAAGAAGACTTCGATATCGTATCCTTAATAGAACTTTGCCGGGAAAAAAAATACGAAACTTGCGTGGCCGGTTTCAGCACGATCGACAAAATTGATAAGATCACTCTCCCTAAAAAATTAAAAAACCGTAAACTGACAGTGCAGGCTTTATATGCGCTGACAAATGATATGGTGCAGTGGAAATACCTTTCCTCTGAAGAAAAAGCTCTTCTCCAAGCAGAAAAAGATAAACTGGCAGGTGTTACATCCACAGCAGGAACTTCTTTTGCTCCTCATGCAGAAGAAGATATCGAAGAAGATTTTATCCCTGAAGAAGAAGCTCGTAAACCAGAACTTGAAGATGGTTTCGAAGACGAATTTGGTGATGATTCTGAGGACGAAGAAGAAGAAGAGGATGATGACGATTTCGACGACGACTCTGATGACGATGATGATTCAGACGAGGATGATGAGGACTAG
- a CDS encoding TlpA family protein disulfide reductase — protein MKASLILTVSLCLISCAPAKSSYFGEESWAGLTASGAEISFSQLEKEEIAINVYSPDCVPCWKEIPALNLLHAEIESRFPSKALYMVVDPYQIVSDITDERPFGEVYQLAKTRMETEIKNRNIRVPIVFMKPPFRVKEGSLITGTPETMLFATKPMRLYYNFLGSISEQTSPEVIRKDAKFNFFRYQFGMESL, from the coding sequence ATGAAAGCCTCCCTCATCTTAACTGTTAGTTTATGTCTCATTAGCTGTGCCCCGGCGAAATCTTCTTATTTTGGAGAGGAGTCTTGGGCCGGACTTACCGCCTCTGGTGCTGAAATTTCTTTTTCCCAATTGGAAAAAGAGGAAATTGCCATCAATGTATACTCACCCGATTGTGTTCCTTGTTGGAAAGAGATACCGGCACTCAATCTTCTGCATGCAGAAATCGAAAGCCGCTTTCCTTCGAAAGCTTTATACATGGTTGTCGACCCTTACCAAATTGTTTCCGATATAACCGATGAACGTCCGTTTGGCGAAGTATATCAGTTGGCAAAAACAAGAATGGAAACAGAAATCAAAAATAGAAATATCCGAGTTCCCATTGTGTTTATGAAACCACCTTTCCGTGTCAAAGAAGGGAGTTTGATCACAGGAACACCGGAGACTATGTTGTTCGCTACCAAACCCATGCGGTTGTATTATAATTTTTTGGGATCCATTTCGGAACAAACATCTCCCGAAGTCATTCGAAAGGATGCAAAGTTTAATTTCTTTCGTTATCAATTTGGAATGGAATCATTATGA
- a CDS encoding type 1 glutamine amidotransferase, with translation MRAVFIRFIDCEGPGILEPLLREAGYRISYQNAYDKRIHLMPEIHLNFDLIVMLGGPQSVADPEEQEFFKPYYDIVNNVVALPNKKLIGICLGSQIIAKALGANVRPGTKGPETGFSDLHLLKPEHTIFNGIQKESILAFHLHEDIFDIPVGAEHLLASDFYANQMFSYKNKVFAFQTHLEPTLEMLRVWQSVHKDFIAKGNGDFSEIESKQKVMAETANTIFRNIIKL, from the coding sequence ATGAGAGCAGTATTCATAAGATTTATCGATTGTGAGGGGCCAGGAATTCTAGAGCCACTACTTCGTGAAGCCGGGTATCGGATCAGTTATCAAAATGCATATGACAAACGTATTCATTTGATGCCAGAAATTCATTTGAATTTTGATTTAATTGTGATGTTAGGTGGCCCTCAGTCGGTTGCCGATCCTGAAGAACAAGAATTTTTTAAACCTTATTATGACATTGTGAACAATGTGGTTGCCTTACCTAATAAAAAATTAATTGGAATTTGTTTGGGTTCTCAAATCATTGCGAAGGCGTTAGGTGCCAATGTTCGGCCAGGGACAAAGGGTCCTGAAACGGGATTCTCTGATTTACATTTATTAAAACCAGAACATACAATTTTTAATGGAATTCAAAAAGAATCGATCCTTGCTTTTCATCTTCATGAAGATATATTTGATATTCCAGTAGGAGCAGAACATTTGCTTGCGAGTGATTTTTATGCAAACCAAATGTTTTCATATAAAAACAAAGTTTTTGCTTTCCAAACTCATTTAGAACCAACTTTAGAGATGCTTCGTGTATGGCAGTCTGTCCATAAAGATTTTATAGCAAAAGGTAATGGTGATTTTTCTGAGATTGAAAGTAAACAAAAGGTAATGGCAGAAACTGCTAATACTATATTTCGAAATATTATAAAATTATAA
- the secA gene encoding preprotein translocase subunit SecA, with translation MFQKILTILFGSKYERDLKRLNPIVDAINSFEPTIKAMDDEMLSAQTKKFKERLSSGETLDDILPEAFATVREVAYRTLGMRHFDVQMMGGISLHWGNISEMKTGEGKTLTSTLPIYLNALSDDGVHVVTVNDYLAKRDANWMRPVFEFLKVSVGIIQHDMDHEERKIAYNSDITYGTNNEFGFDYLRDNMVSYKEHRVQRQHNFAIVDEVDSILVDEARTPLIISGPAEESTDKYLKVNKIIPKLIEGEDYEIDEKAKNVILSEAGVHHVEELLGVENLYQAENIELVHHVQQALKAHKIFYRDKDYVVQDGEVIIVDEFTGRLMKGRRYSDGLHQSLEAKEGVPIARESQTLASITFQNYFRIYKKLAGMTGTADTEAEEFKKIYNLDVIVIPSNLKIQRLDMADRVYKTEREKFDAVVKDIQEKVSKKQPVLVGTISIEKSEVLSKLLISHGIPHNVLNAKQHERESEIVANAGRPGAITIATNMAGRGTDIVLGGAPKYKEDLEKLDDLSDSLGIKTKSELEVIYSFREHLIKQKFEEAEAKTSEIKNENIKKECNKILTEAKKWKVDHDFVIAAGGLHIIGSERHESRRIDNQLRGRSGRQGDPGSSRFYLSLQDDLMRIFGSDRIARIMDTLKMPEGQELEHSMVSNAIARAQKRVEGHNFDIRKHLLEYDDVMNRQRIYIYGIRNELLDKGNMSRTIVDFFDEVVENQVILYCEGNNVDAWETDSLNEWLQSLGISDSIDSKQFKKESNPQLKVFEIVSKLVKNLYEFKVSSIGEEVWRSIERNVFLDILDHRWKEHLYAMDHLKEGIWTVGYGEKNPLIEYKLQGFKMFDQLVENLKNEVVSFLLRIEVTDSDRNQDVSSPKEYKKIGEEQRAEVDMFGNEVKTSKTKPQVSSTTSSGGGSERKSSRRKK, from the coding sequence ATGTTTCAAAAAATATTAACAATTTTATTCGGCAGTAAGTATGAAAGGGATTTAAAAAGATTAAATCCAATCGTGGATGCTATCAATTCTTTTGAGCCGACAATCAAAGCTATGGACGATGAAATGTTGTCCGCACAAACCAAAAAGTTTAAAGAAAGACTTTCCTCTGGTGAAACTCTCGATGATATTTTGCCAGAAGCATTTGCAACTGTTCGCGAAGTTGCTTATCGAACTTTAGGTATGCGTCATTTTGATGTACAGATGATGGGTGGTATTTCTTTACATTGGGGAAATATTTCTGAGATGAAAACGGGTGAAGGTAAAACCTTAACTTCAACCTTACCCATTTATTTAAATGCACTTTCTGACGATGGGGTTCATGTTGTTACGGTAAACGATTATTTAGCAAAACGGGATGCCAATTGGATGCGTCCTGTATTTGAGTTTTTAAAAGTTTCTGTAGGTATCATCCAACATGATATGGATCATGAAGAAAGAAAAATTGCTTATAATTCAGATATTACTTATGGAACTAATAATGAGTTTGGATTTGATTATTTGCGCGATAATATGGTGAGTTACAAAGAACACCGTGTTCAAAGACAACATAACTTTGCAATTGTGGATGAGGTGGATTCCATTTTAGTGGATGAAGCAAGAACCCCTCTGATCATTTCTGGCCCAGCCGAAGAGTCCACAGACAAATATCTTAAAGTGAATAAAATTATCCCTAAACTCATCGAAGGGGAAGACTATGAGATCGATGAAAAAGCAAAAAATGTAATTTTATCCGAGGCCGGTGTCCACCATGTGGAAGAGTTGTTGGGTGTTGAAAACTTGTACCAAGCTGAAAACATCGAACTTGTTCACCACGTTCAACAAGCACTCAAAGCGCATAAGATATTTTATAGAGATAAAGATTATGTAGTACAAGACGGAGAAGTCATCATTGTGGATGAGTTCACTGGTCGATTGATGAAAGGTCGTCGTTATTCTGACGGATTACATCAGTCCTTAGAAGCAAAAGAAGGTGTGCCAATTGCTCGTGAGTCCCAGACTTTAGCATCCATTACTTTCCAAAATTATTTCCGCATTTATAAGAAGTTAGCTGGTATGACAGGAACTGCGGACACGGAAGCAGAAGAATTTAAAAAAATCTATAATTTAGATGTCATTGTCATTCCTTCTAATTTGAAAATCCAACGATTGGATATGGCAGACAGAGTTTACAAAACGGAACGTGAAAAATTTGATGCAGTGGTCAAAGACATCCAAGAAAAAGTCTCAAAAAAACAACCAGTGCTTGTGGGAACTATCTCTATTGAAAAATCAGAAGTTCTCTCAAAACTTCTCATATCTCATGGAATTCCGCATAACGTATTAAATGCAAAGCAACATGAACGAGAATCCGAAATTGTAGCCAATGCAGGTCGTCCAGGAGCCATTACCATTGCAACAAACATGGCTGGTCGAGGAACGGATATTGTTCTTGGTGGTGCACCAAAGTACAAAGAAGATTTAGAAAAACTAGATGATCTAAGCGATTCATTAGGAATTAAAACAAAATCAGAATTAGAAGTGATTTACAGCTTTCGTGAGCATTTAATCAAACAAAAGTTTGAAGAGGCTGAAGCTAAAACTTCTGAAATCAAAAATGAAAACATCAAAAAAGAATGTAATAAAATTCTAACAGAAGCCAAAAAATGGAAAGTGGATCATGACTTTGTCATTGCCGCTGGTGGATTGCATATTATTGGTTCCGAACGACATGAATCGCGCCGGATTGATAACCAGCTTCGTGGGCGATCTGGTAGACAGGGAGACCCGGGTTCTTCAAGATTTTATTTATCCTTACAAGATGATTTGATGCGAATTTTTGGATCAGATCGTATTGCCCGTATTATGGATACTCTCAAGATGCCGGAAGGCCAAGAGTTGGAGCATAGTATGGTCTCTAATGCGATCGCGCGTGCCCAGAAACGAGTGGAAGGTCATAACTTTGATATCAGAAAACATTTGTTAGAGTATGATGATGTTATGAATCGCCAAAGGATTTATATCTACGGAATTCGTAATGAACTTTTGGACAAAGGAAACATGTCACGAACCATTGTTGATTTCTTTGACGAAGTTGTTGAAAACCAAGTGATCCTTTATTGTGAAGGCAACAATGTAGACGCTTGGGAAACAGATTCACTGAACGAATGGTTACAAAGTTTGGGAATTTCTGATTCGATTGACTCAAAACAATTTAAAAAAGAATCAAATCCCCAACTAAAAGTATTTGAGATAGTATCCAAATTAGTAAAAAACCTGTATGAATTTAAAGTTTCTTCTATTGGTGAAGAAGTTTGGAGATCAATTGAAAGGAATGTATTTTTGGACATTCTGGATCATAGATGGAAAGAACACCTTTATGCAATGGATCATTTAAAAGAAGGGATTTGGACAGTTGGTTATGGTGAAAAAAATCCATTGATCGAATACAAACTCCAAGGTTTTAAGATGTTTGATCAATTGGTTGAAAATCTTAAAAATGAAGTAGTATCCTTCTTGTTAAGAATTGAAGTAACGGATTCCGATCGCAATCAAGATGTATCTTCACCGAAAGAATACAAAAAGATTGGTGAGGAACAAAGAGCAGAAGTTGATATGTTTGGGAATGAAGTTAAAACTAGCAAAACCAAACCTCAAGTATCTTCCACTACTAGTTCCGGTGGTGGATCCGAAAGAAAATCGAGTCGAAGAAAGAAGTAA
- a CDS encoding LIC_13355 family lipoprotein, with amino-acid sequence MFFITSTLWQCSEKENNNDLLLPLLALPLTNSSSVGPCPPTTLPTTIPIANTVVSANSTVSGFNVSSKAINGICGGGEFSGSLDVYALNLTGAGATIVLSWAGKTVKNVTGIDFIVYENPFRVSETSDRYAFDPMVVQVSFDGTNYCGFDLSGFNPSTADSNKISSWPGFGGLRPVLYNMATKPFSLDELFTTTNGFLVGGGDGFNLDDLIVGGPGANCDTTARTNIQTNGFKFIKMISASAVTNPNTGLGYVYPHSYNNGPDIDGVVAKSVE; translated from the coding sequence ATGTTCTTTATCACTTCAACATTATGGCAATGCTCTGAGAAAGAAAATAATAATGACCTCTTATTACCATTATTAGCGCTACCACTAACAAACTCTTCTTCTGTGGGTCCGTGCCCACCAACAACTCTCCCAACAACAATTCCCATTGCCAATACTGTTGTCTCAGCTAATTCCACAGTCAGCGGATTTAACGTTTCATCTAAGGCAATCAACGGAATTTGCGGTGGCGGCGAATTTTCCGGATCATTGGATGTTTACGCATTAAATTTAACAGGAGCCGGTGCGACAATTGTTCTATCATGGGCAGGAAAGACGGTTAAAAACGTTACTGGAATTGATTTTATAGTATATGAAAATCCATTCAGAGTTTCTGAAACTAGCGATCGTTATGCGTTTGATCCAATGGTGGTTCAAGTTTCTTTTGATGGAACAAACTATTGTGGATTTGATTTGAGTGGATTCAACCCATCAACAGCAGATAGCAATAAAATTTCTTCTTGGCCGGGATTCGGTGGCCTTCGACCTGTTCTTTACAATATGGCCACAAAACCATTCAGTTTGGATGAATTGTTTACAACTACAAATGGTTTTTTAGTCGGCGGTGGTGATGGATTCAATCTTGATGATTTAATCGTTGGTGGACCCGGTGCCAATTGTGATACGACAGCTCGTACAAATATCCAAACCAATGGATTTAAATTTATTAAAATGATTTCTGCTTCAGCGGTTACAAATCCAAATACAGGATTAGGTTATGTATATCCACATTCATATAACAATGGACCGGATATCGATGGAGTGGTTGCTAAATCTGTTGAATGA
- a CDS encoding cytochrome-c peroxidase produces MTSNLVNATELQTVARKKIGILPNYIPGSESDSIEKIALGNKLFRDNKLSSNHVQSCLTCHPLDGNAAGMDRQSTSRGTFGQIGKRNTPTILNVGFLPFLFWDGRRDTLYNQAIDPFINPLEMSLPSDTELLTRVQNDSSYTSFFANAFPDSPSPSLHSIRLALVAFERSLVSKSRFDDFVESNVQALENNEIEGLRIFLDVGCNNCHTKNLLGGSQFSKLDSKYTYNPNDFGRSEFTGNPADNFFFKVPPLRNVALTPPYFHDGSVPTLKEAVKRMNQYNLNRNITDSEIDLIVSFLKSLSDKTKTN; encoded by the coding sequence TTGACCTCAAATCTCGTAAATGCCACCGAACTACAAACAGTTGCGAGAAAAAAAATTGGTATCCTTCCTAATTACATCCCAGGTTCGGAATCAGATTCAATTGAAAAAATCGCTTTGGGGAACAAACTATTTAGGGATAACAAACTTTCTTCCAATCATGTTCAATCCTGCCTCACTTGTCATCCGTTAGATGGGAATGCAGCAGGAATGGATCGACAATCGACCTCAAGAGGAACATTTGGCCAAATAGGGAAAAGAAACACTCCAACCATTCTTAATGTTGGTTTTTTACCGTTCCTTTTTTGGGATGGAAGACGAGACACATTGTACAACCAAGCGATTGATCCATTTATCAATCCATTAGAAATGTCGTTACCATCTGATACAGAATTATTAACGCGAGTCCAAAACGACTCAAGTTATACTTCTTTTTTTGCGAATGCATTTCCGGATTCTCCAAGCCCAAGCCTTCATTCCATTCGTCTTGCCCTAGTTGCATTTGAAAGATCACTTGTTTCAAAATCTCGATTCGATGATTTTGTTGAATCAAATGTACAAGCACTTGAAAACAATGAAATAGAAGGACTCCGAATATTTTTAGACGTAGGATGTAACAACTGTCATACCAAAAATCTACTCGGTGGATCACAATTTTCAAAGTTAGATTCAAAATATACTTACAATCCGAATGATTTTGGCCGATCAGAATTTACCGGAAACCCTGCTGACAATTTTTTCTTTAAAGTTCCTCCGTTACGTAACGTAGCATTGACTCCACCTTATTTTCACGATGGCAGTGTTCCTACATTGAAAGAAGCAGTGAAGAGAATGAACCAGTACAATCTGAACCGTAACATTACTGATTCAGAAATTGATTTGATTGTTTCATTCCTAAAATCTTTATCAGATAAAACAAAGACAAACTAA
- a CDS encoding methyl-accepting chemotaxis protein, with product MSKFLSRFSIQTRLLLLPFPLIVSLFIILLILVRSLNGTIQFAEKEQLGIHTLKPIYLAYREGLERLKIGQENTTDLIPLIKVAKTKINETELLTQETKELIIWDKYTKVNFFDQSTGIRFLGDTQELALKVGDLSNLILDPEVNSYYQMEIIFFRVPEILKNIAVLKGIARDEYTNTSNQNKQYSSVSYTKALIAINIIEATCNEIQKSYTKSVEDTSPYEKELIDAKTTAKTSCESYTHELKETFIINTAKPSSSEKLFTTIHKGTLIAGNIQDRSIVILEKLVNERIQMLTFQRNTNILLVLFSLLISIIFVIFIFRSINNPLITVLSKVNELSSGEADLTKTLPNFGQNEIGKITESINLFLTNLNHIMNQLKISVSEAEKAAYKLKQDAISVSDNASSLASISEESAASLEELTTSFEIMFEFITNETKNIVKITEEMKNIEGSISNIEKALLQLTDQSITSTNLANLGNTSVQNTDNAMSEIHSVTKEITGIVDLITEISERTNLLALNASIEAARAGDAGMGFAVVAEEISKLADKTQSSVKNIKRLIDKSNSVVNIGANHVHETVNALSEIVEQSKRMQDSVDGLKEEMTTQTKSLINVTTELNGLQEMAETIEFSSREQKKASEDMVNTINTLSGSAQELANNSEDLNQVSQKIGEIAGTIATVTNSFHTH from the coding sequence ATGTCAAAATTTCTCTCCCGGTTTTCCATTCAAACTAGACTCCTACTTTTGCCATTCCCACTCATTGTATCACTATTCATCATTCTGCTTATTTTAGTACGATCACTGAATGGAACGATTCAATTTGCCGAAAAAGAACAATTGGGAATCCATACTTTAAAACCAATTTATTTAGCTTATAGAGAAGGATTAGAAAGACTAAAAATCGGACAAGAAAACACGACTGATTTAATCCCACTGATAAAAGTAGCAAAAACAAAAATCAATGAAACGGAGTTACTGACTCAAGAAACGAAAGAACTAATTATTTGGGATAAATATACGAAAGTTAACTTTTTTGATCAGTCCACAGGCATTCGATTTCTTGGGGATACACAAGAGCTGGCTTTGAAAGTTGGTGACCTTTCAAACCTAATTCTTGATCCAGAAGTAAACTCTTACTACCAAATGGAGATTATATTCTTTAGAGTACCAGAAATCCTAAAGAATATTGCAGTTTTAAAAGGAATTGCTCGTGACGAATACACAAATACATCTAACCAAAATAAACAATACTCCAGTGTTAGCTATACAAAAGCATTGATAGCAATTAATATTATCGAGGCCACTTGCAACGAGATTCAAAAATCTTATACAAAATCTGTTGAAGACACTTCTCCTTATGAAAAAGAACTAATTGATGCAAAAACAACCGCAAAAACATCTTGTGAAAGCTACACACATGAACTAAAAGAAACCTTTATCATCAACACAGCAAAACCCTCTTCCTCAGAAAAATTGTTTACGACGATTCACAAAGGAACTTTGATCGCAGGGAATATTCAGGATCGTTCCATTGTAATACTTGAAAAATTAGTGAATGAACGTATTCAGATGTTGACCTTCCAGAGAAATACTAACATCCTTTTGGTTTTGTTTTCGCTACTTATTTCCATTATCTTTGTTATCTTTATTTTCAGAAGTATTAACAATCCTCTTATAACAGTTCTTTCTAAGGTAAATGAACTTTCAAGCGGAGAAGCAGACTTAACCAAAACCCTTCCCAACTTTGGCCAGAATGAAATTGGAAAAATTACCGAGTCCATCAATCTTTTTTTAACAAATCTCAATCATATCATGAATCAATTGAAAATTTCGGTAAGTGAAGCAGAAAAAGCTGCTTATAAATTAAAACAAGATGCAATCTCAGTTTCCGATAATGCTTCATCACTGGCATCTATCTCAGAAGAATCAGCAGCTTCATTGGAAGAACTCACAACCTCTTTTGAAATTATGTTTGAATTCATTACTAATGAAACTAAAAACATAGTAAAAATTACGGAAGAAATGAAAAATATTGAAGGATCTATTTCCAATATAGAAAAAGCACTTCTACAATTAACTGACCAGTCCATCACTTCCACAAACTTGGCAAACTTAGGAAATACATCGGTTCAAAATACAGACAACGCAATGTCAGAAATTCACTCTGTAACCAAAGAAATCACTGGAATTGTAGATCTTATTACTGAAATCTCAGAAAGAACCAACTTACTAGCATTAAATGCTAGTATTGAAGCGGCTCGCGCTGGAGATGCAGGTATGGGGTTTGCTGTTGTGGCAGAAGAAATATCAAAATTAGCTGACAAAACTCAATCTTCAGTCAAAAATATCAAACGTCTCATTGATAAAAGTAATTCTGTCGTCAACATTGGCGCAAATCATGTTCATGAAACCGTAAATGCATTAAGTGAAATTGTAGAACAATCAAAAAGAATGCAAGATAGTGTAGATGGTTTAAAAGAAGAAATGACTACGCAAACAAAAAGTTTAATTAATGTGACAACAGAATTAAACGGCTTACAAGAAATGGCAGAGACAATTGAATTCTCAAGCAGGGAACAGAAAAAAGCTTCCGAAGATATGGTAAATACAATCAACACTCTATCCGGTAGTGCTCAAGAATTGGCAAACAATTCGGAAGACTTGAACCAAGTGAGCCAAAAAATTGGAGAAATTGCGGGAACCATTGCGACTGTCACAAATTCCTTTCATACTCACTAA